In one Desulfatiglans sp. genomic region, the following are encoded:
- a CDS encoding Hsp20/alpha crystallin family protein, producing MPELVIWKKRQINRLKKDMDSMVERMLVEFQHLSSAGVRLKRPEYDLVETDNELILRVDMPGIDPDNIEITITGNLISIDTRVNEETVHSNESHHVVEKRSGAFSRSIPIHRRICVSKVRATYDNDVLQIVMPMYSGEEKRGVRVRLR from the coding sequence ATGCCGGAGCTTGTGATCTGGAAAAAGAGGCAAATAAACAGGCTTAAGAAGGATATGGACAGTATGGTGGAAAGGATGCTTGTTGAGTTTCAACATCTTTCATCCGCTGGTGTCAGGCTGAAAAGGCCGGAGTATGACCTGGTTGAAACAGATAATGAGCTTATCTTAAGGGTCGATATGCCAGGTATTGATCCTGACAATATAGAAATAACCATAACAGGTAATCTCATATCCATAGATACCAGGGTAAATGAGGAGACAGTGCACAGTAATGAATCGCATCACGTGGTTGAAAAAAGGTCTGGCGCCTTTTCAAGGTCAATCCCTATCCACAGGAGGATATGTGTTTCAAAGGTAAGGGCCACATATGATAATGATGTTTTGCAGATTGTTATGCCCATGTATTCGGGAGAGGAAAAAAGGGGAGTCAGGGTAAGGCTCAGGTAA